A stretch of Lactuca sativa cultivar Salinas chromosome 6, Lsat_Salinas_v11, whole genome shotgun sequence DNA encodes these proteins:
- the LOC111905098 gene encoding FRIGIDA-like protein 4b, protein MTAEYPDRIKNFFTELETRRTLLTTITETHNKLINNFISLDEILTKKSQILDARIEKYKKQTDKTLAALTVRDNGIPEKEVALAARVEQLKESAIRDIETGNNSDPEEKPMLDSLRMRFRRMDSKGLIKYLLAKRKESVQVRADINTATEEAVDLPELVLEAVEDFVELKVSGTKVVGMADRRWACGILIQAGLPLLPYGESLAIGRSTKDRAIRVLEIWKGILGGGEGSGGVGSGEATMFLQMVIGFGLKHKFDDEYLRQLVVEFAGRREMAKLAVALGYGDDEMREIIKELVKAERDIEAVYFSFESGLTEEFPPIPLLKSGIKNYQKNTSKEVPSWDDILNEMSVVLKIIKCIEDHKLESQFSRDDLQNRYNELEKMKAASKKAAPPPASTIKPVDKRHRSGGGSSRPPKSARWAKSSHRKGRRPPPGRQPSAARSTGGSNGASAASPVQDLYGGYDNSAGGAPVGPIDQAS, encoded by the exons ATGACTGCAGAATACCCAGATAGAATCAAGAACTTCTTCACTGAATTAGAAACACGTAGAACCCTACTCACTACCATCACAGAGACCCACAACAAACTAATCAATAATTTCATTTCTTTAGACGAAATCCTCACCAAAAAATCACAAATTCTAGATGCCCGGATTGAGAAATACAAGAAACAAACCGACAAAACCCTTGCAGCTCTCACAGTCCGCGACAATGGCATCCCTGAAAAAGAAGTTGCTTTGGCCGCCCGTGTAGAACAGCTAAAAGAATCCGCCATTAGGGACATTGAAACGGGGAATAATTCGGATCCGGAGGAGAAACCGATGTTGGATTCTTTGAGAATGCGATTCAGGAGAATGGATTCCAAGGGTTTGATTAAGTATTTGTTGGCAAAGAGGAAGGAGTCAGTTCAAGTGAGGGCGGATATAAACACGGCAACGGAGGAGGCCGTAGACTTACCGGAGCTTGTATTGGAGGCGGTTGAAGATTTCGTTGAGTTGAAAGTGAGTGGGACGAAGGTCGTAGGGATGGCAGATCGGCGGTGGGCGTGTGGGATTTTGATACAGGCGGGattgccattgcttccttatggtGAGTCGTTGGCAATTGGTAGGAGTACGAAGGATCGAGcaattagggttttggagatTTGGAAGGGGATTTTGGGTGGTGGTGAAGGTAGTGGTGGGGTGGGTTCAGGTGAAGCTACAATGTTCTTGCAAATGGTGATTGGATTTGGATTAAAACATaagtttgatgatgaatatttgAGGCAGTTGGTGGTGGAGTTTGCAGGTAGGAGAGAGATGGCAAAGCTTGCAGTGGCTTTAGGTTATGGAGATGATGAAATGAGAG AAATAATTAAAGAGTTGGTGAAGGCGGAAAGGGATATTGAGGCtgtttatttttcttttgagtctGGGTTGACTGAGGAATTTCCTCCTATTCCACTGCTAAAATCTGGCATTAAAAATTATCAGAAAAACACTTCAAAGGAAGTCCCTTCATGG GATGATATCCTCAACGAAATGAGTGTTGTCCTAAAAATCATTAAATGCATCGAAGACCACAAACTTGAATCTCAATTCAGCCGCGACGACTTACAGAACCGCTACAATGAGTTGGAGAAGATGAAAGCCGCTAGCAAGAAGGCGGCACCACCTCCAGCTTCCACAATTAAGCCTGTGGACAAGCGGCACCGGAGTGGTGGTGGCTCCTCTCGACCGCCTAAGTCCGCAAGGTGGGCAAAGTCTTCCCACCGTAAAGGCCGCCGCCCACCACCTGGCCGGCAGCCCTCTGCCGCCAGATCCACCGGTGGCTCGAATGGGGCTAGTGCTGCCAGCCCGGTTCAAGATTTGTATGGTGGTTATGATAATAGTGCGGGAGGTGCACCTGTGGGGCCTATAGATCAAGCCTCATAG